A portion of the Bacillus thuringiensis genome contains these proteins:
- a CDS encoding YpdA family putative bacillithiol disulfide reductase — protein sequence MQKETVIIIGGGPCGLAAAISLQKVGINPLVIEKGNIVNAIYNYPTHQTFFSSSEKLEIGDVAFITENRKPVRNQALAYYREVVKRKSVRVNAFERVEKVQKDGEVFQVKTTKRDGSKEIYIAKYIVVATGYYDNPNYMNVPGEELKKVAHYFKEGHPYFDRDVVVIGGKNSSVDAALELVKAGARVTVLYRGSEYSPSIKPWILPEFEALVRNDTIQMHFGAHVKEITEHTLTFIVDGEAFTIQNDFVFAMTGYHPDHSFLTKMGVQIDEETGRPIYTEDRMETNAENIFIAGVIAAGNNANEIFIENGRFHGDAIAQTIASREK from the coding sequence ATGCAGAAAGAAACAGTTATTATAATCGGAGGCGGTCCGTGCGGATTAGCGGCAGCGATTTCGTTGCAAAAGGTAGGGATAAATCCATTAGTAATTGAAAAAGGAAACATTGTAAATGCCATTTATAATTATCCAACTCATCAAACATTTTTCTCTTCTAGTGAAAAATTAGAAATTGGTGATGTAGCTTTTATTACAGAAAATCGTAAGCCAGTTCGAAATCAAGCGCTTGCGTATTATCGTGAAGTAGTAAAACGTAAATCTGTACGTGTAAATGCTTTTGAGCGAGTGGAGAAAGTTCAAAAAGATGGAGAAGTTTTTCAGGTTAAGACGACAAAGCGTGACGGAAGTAAAGAAATATATATAGCGAAATATATTGTTGTAGCAACTGGATATTATGATAATCCAAATTATATGAATGTTCCAGGTGAGGAATTGAAGAAAGTAGCTCACTATTTTAAAGAGGGGCACCCTTATTTTGATCGAGATGTAGTAGTTATAGGTGGGAAAAACTCGAGTGTAGATGCCGCGTTAGAACTTGTTAAAGCTGGTGCGCGTGTAACGGTACTGTATCGTGGAAGTGAGTATTCACCAAGCATAAAGCCTTGGATTTTGCCGGAATTTGAGGCGTTAGTACGAAACGATACAATTCAAATGCATTTCGGGGCTCATGTGAAAGAAATTACTGAGCATACATTAACATTTATAGTTGATGGTGAAGCTTTTACAATCCAAAATGATTTTGTATTTGCGATGACTGGTTATCATCCTGACCATAGCTTCTTAACAAAGATGGGTGTTCAGATTGATGAAGAAACAGGACGTCCGATTTATACAGAGGATAGAATGGAAACGAATGCTGAAAATATTTTCATTGCAGGTGTCATAGCTGCTGGAAATAATGCAAATGAAATATTTATCGAGAACGGTAGATTTCATGGAGATGCGATTGCACAAACTATTGCATCAAGAGAAAAATAA
- the ansA gene encoding asparaginase, which yields MKRILVLHTGGTIAMEEDKETGVVQPGEKNPLLKFIPDLEGDVDLIVEDVFHLPSPHMTPSEMLQLQVIIDERVKQDNIHGVVITHGTDTLEETAYFLDLTVQATIPIVVTGAMRSSNELGADGLYNFLSAVKVASCDEAAGKGVLVVLNDEIHCATNVTKTHTSNVATFQSPQYGPIGMVTKRGVVFHHALVHHETYTINKVSKNVVVLKAYAGMDDTLLAAIENLPVDGIVIEALGQGNLPPRTLPSLERLLNKGIPVVLVSRCFNGIVQDVYSYEGGGKHLKDMGIVFTYGLNAQKARIKLLVALENTNSHESIQNMFMHE from the coding sequence TTGAAAAGAATCCTAGTTTTACACACAGGTGGAACAATTGCAATGGAGGAAGATAAAGAAACTGGGGTCGTACAACCAGGTGAAAAAAATCCTCTTTTAAAATTCATTCCTGATTTAGAAGGCGATGTTGATTTAATCGTTGAAGATGTGTTCCATCTACCATCTCCTCATATGACACCGAGCGAAATGTTACAATTACAAGTCATCATTGATGAAAGAGTAAAACAAGACAATATTCATGGCGTAGTCATTACGCATGGCACGGATACATTAGAAGAAACAGCCTATTTCTTAGATTTAACAGTACAAGCAACTATTCCGATCGTTGTGACAGGTGCAATGCGCTCTAGCAATGAGTTAGGTGCTGATGGTCTATATAACTTCTTATCAGCTGTAAAAGTTGCTAGTTGTGATGAAGCTGCAGGAAAAGGTGTTTTAGTCGTATTAAACGACGAAATTCATTGCGCTACAAATGTAACGAAAACACATACAAGTAATGTCGCAACATTCCAAAGCCCACAATATGGACCAATTGGAATGGTAACAAAACGCGGTGTTGTCTTCCATCACGCTTTAGTACATCACGAAACATATACGATAAACAAAGTGTCTAAAAATGTAGTTGTTCTAAAAGCATATGCCGGCATGGATGATACATTATTAGCAGCAATCGAAAATCTTCCTGTAGACGGTATTGTTATCGAAGCGCTTGGACAAGGTAATCTACCTCCAAGAACACTTCCTAGTCTAGAACGATTATTAAATAAAGGTATTCCTGTCGTATTAGTTTCTCGCTGTTTCAACGGTATCGTTCAAGACGTATATTCGTATGAAGGTGGCGGTAAACATTTAAAAGATATGGGCATTGTATTCACATACGGCTTAAATGCACAAAAAGCACGCATTAAATTACTTGTCGCATTAGAGAATACAAATTCTCATGAATCCATTCAAAATATGTTTATGCACGAATAA
- a CDS encoding YpfB family protein yields MKKMETIFIRILIIQFICLSVVQLLFIHKSSVKYLSKIVYYEGVMVKNKAEILQVNR; encoded by the coding sequence GTGAAAAAGATGGAGACAATTTTTATTCGTATATTAATAATACAATTCATTTGTCTTTCTGTTGTACAATTGTTATTTATACATAAGTCATCAGTGAAATATTTATCTAAAATTGTTTATTACGAAGGTGTCATGGTAAAAAACAAAGCAGAAATCTTGCAGGTGAATAGGTAG
- the cmk gene encoding (d)CMP kinase → MDKRISIAIDGPAAAGKSTVAKVVAKELSYVYIDTGAMYRTLTYAALEQKVDIENEEQLMEVVKNVNIEFQQGENTQLVFLNGQDVSEVIRTPDVTNRVSIVAKHRLVREEMVRRQQELAKKGGVVMDGRDIGTHVLPDAEVKIFMLASVEERAERRHLENLNKGFDSNLEQLKEEIAQRDKLDSEREVSPLKKADDALELDTTSLSIEEVVQKIMSIVSGVFAK, encoded by the coding sequence ATGGATAAACGAATTTCAATTGCTATAGATGGTCCAGCAGCTGCTGGGAAAAGTACAGTGGCAAAAGTTGTTGCGAAGGAACTTTCTTACGTTTATATTGATACAGGCGCGATGTACCGTACGCTTACATATGCAGCCCTTGAACAAAAAGTAGACATTGAAAATGAAGAACAGCTAATGGAAGTTGTAAAGAATGTAAATATTGAATTTCAGCAAGGAGAAAATACACAGCTTGTATTTTTGAATGGACAAGATGTTTCTGAAGTAATCCGTACACCTGATGTGACGAATCGAGTATCTATTGTAGCGAAGCATCGCCTTGTTCGTGAAGAAATGGTACGTCGTCAGCAAGAGTTAGCGAAAAAAGGCGGCGTTGTAATGGACGGCCGTGATATTGGTACACATGTATTACCGGATGCTGAAGTGAAAATCTTTATGCTTGCTTCTGTTGAAGAAAGAGCGGAAAGAAGACATTTAGAAAATTTAAATAAAGGTTTCGATTCTAATTTAGAGCAGCTAAAAGAAGAAATTGCTCAGCGTGATAAATTAGATTCAGAACGCGAAGTTTCTCCACTAAAAAAGGCTGATGATGCATTGGAATTAGATACGACTTCTTTATCAATTGAAGAAGTTGTCCAAAAAATTATGAGTATTGTTTCAGGAGTGTTTGCGAAATAA
- the rpsA gene encoding 30S ribosomal protein S1 — protein sequence MVEKMNEEVMDSKELQVGDVVTGSVTKVEEKQVLVNVGYKTDGVIPISELANVHIEKASDVVELDQTLELKIIKLEEDDLVLSKRAVDAEKAWVELQEKFTSGHVFDVTVKDIVNGGLVVDLGVRGFIPASLVEVHYVEDFTDYKGKTLAVKIVELDREKNRVILSHKAVVELELDSKKKEAISSLKEGDVVEGTVQRLTDFGAFVNVGGVDGLVHISQISHERVEQPSEVLEQGQKVKVKVLSVDADTQRISLSIKAAQPGPWENVAGEIKAGDIREGVVKRLVTFGAFVEILPGVEGLVHVSQIANRHVKNPSEVLEMRQEVKVKVLEVHVAEKRISLSIKEVLEENNVIEDYSQYEPNADSATFQLSDIIGEQLKKLKK from the coding sequence ATGGTAGAGAAAATGAATGAAGAAGTTATGGATTCAAAAGAATTACAAGTTGGTGACGTTGTTACAGGTTCTGTAACGAAAGTTGAAGAGAAACAAGTGCTTGTAAATGTTGGATACAAAACAGATGGCGTAATTCCAATTAGTGAATTAGCTAACGTTCATATTGAAAAAGCAAGCGATGTTGTAGAATTAGATCAAACACTAGAGTTGAAAATTATTAAATTAGAAGAAGATGATCTTGTCTTATCTAAACGTGCTGTTGATGCAGAAAAAGCATGGGTAGAATTACAAGAGAAATTTACTTCTGGTCATGTATTTGATGTTACTGTAAAAGATATCGTGAATGGCGGATTGGTTGTGGACCTTGGTGTTCGCGGTTTTATCCCAGCTTCACTTGTAGAAGTACATTATGTAGAAGACTTTACTGACTATAAAGGTAAAACATTAGCGGTGAAAATTGTTGAATTAGACCGTGAAAAAAATCGTGTAATCCTTTCGCATAAAGCGGTAGTAGAATTAGAACTAGATTCTAAGAAAAAAGAAGCAATTTCTTCATTAAAAGAAGGGGACGTTGTTGAAGGAACAGTGCAACGATTAACTGACTTTGGTGCTTTCGTTAACGTTGGTGGCGTGGACGGTTTAGTTCACATTTCACAAATTTCACACGAACGTGTAGAGCAACCTTCTGAAGTATTAGAGCAAGGTCAAAAGGTTAAGGTAAAGGTGTTATCTGTTGATGCTGATACACAACGTATTTCTTTATCAATTAAAGCAGCTCAACCAGGACCTTGGGAAAACGTTGCTGGTGAAATAAAAGCTGGAGATATTCGTGAGGGAGTAGTAAAACGCCTTGTTACATTTGGTGCATTCGTTGAGATTTTACCTGGCGTTGAAGGACTTGTACACGTATCGCAAATTGCAAATCGTCACGTGAAAAACCCGAGTGAAGTATTGGAAATGAGACAGGAAGTAAAAGTGAAAGTACTTGAAGTTCACGTAGCAGAGAAACGTATTTCTTTAAGTATAAAAGAAGTGCTTGAGGAAAATAATGTAATTGAAGATTATAGTCAGTATGAGCCAAATGCTGATTCTGCTACTTTCCAATTAAGTGATATTATTGGTGAACAACTGAAAAAATTAAAGAAATAA
- a CDS encoding type 2 isopentenyl-diphosphate Delta-isomerase produces MVRAKRKLDHIEYALSTGQSRTHGFHDIGFVHQSLPNSNYDTITCETKIGELSLSSPIFINAMTGGGGEKTLHINEQLAYVAKHHNLAMAVGSQMAALKDESEAASYKVIRKVNPNGIFFANLGSEATIEQAERAVDMIEANALQIHLNVIQELTMPEGDRDFTGVLQRIEKIVLNSKVPVIVKEVGFGMSKETVQQLAKVGVAAIDIGGQGGTNFAAVENERRQRMLSYFNNWGIQTATSIIEATSTNNNLSFIASGGIQTALDVAKAIALGANTTAFAGYFLRILMEDGIEKLVDEIEFLHTDLKFIMAALGAKTIEELQSVPLVVKGETYHWLMQRGIDTAHYSRR; encoded by the coding sequence GTGGTAAGGGCAAAACGTAAATTAGATCATATTGAATACGCTCTTTCTACTGGTCAGTCTCGTACGCATGGCTTTCATGATATTGGTTTTGTGCATCAAAGCTTGCCAAATTCAAATTATGACACAATAACATGTGAAACAAAAATCGGCGAACTTTCACTAAGTTCGCCGATTTTTATCAATGCGATGACTGGTGGTGGAGGAGAGAAAACGTTACATATTAATGAGCAATTAGCATATGTAGCGAAACATCATAACCTTGCTATGGCTGTAGGTTCGCAAATGGCGGCGTTAAAAGATGAAAGTGAGGCTGCTTCTTATAAGGTGATCAGAAAGGTAAACCCAAATGGTATTTTCTTTGCTAATTTAGGTAGTGAGGCAACTATCGAGCAGGCGGAGCGTGCCGTTGATATGATTGAAGCGAATGCATTGCAAATTCATTTAAATGTCATACAAGAGTTAACGATGCCAGAAGGAGACCGTGACTTTACTGGTGTACTTCAGCGAATCGAGAAAATTGTTTTAAATAGTAAAGTTCCTGTCATTGTAAAAGAAGTTGGATTTGGGATGAGTAAGGAAACGGTACAACAGTTAGCAAAAGTAGGTGTAGCAGCAATTGATATTGGTGGACAAGGTGGTACGAATTTTGCTGCTGTTGAAAATGAAAGAAGACAGCGAATGCTTTCTTATTTTAATAACTGGGGCATACAAACAGCAACCTCGATTATTGAAGCAACCTCTACAAATAATAACCTCTCTTTTATTGCATCTGGGGGTATACAAACAGCGCTTGACGTAGCGAAAGCAATCGCATTAGGGGCGAATACAACTGCATTTGCTGGTTACTTTTTACGTATTTTAATGGAAGATGGTATCGAGAAATTAGTGGATGAAATTGAGTTTCTGCATACAGATTTGAAATTTATTATGGCAGCTCTCGGTGCGAAGACGATAGAAGAGTTGCAATCTGTACCTCTTGTTGTAAAAGGTGAAACATATCATTGGTTAATGCAGCGTGGTATTGATACTGCGCATTATAGTAGGAGATAA
- a CDS encoding YpzI family protein: MGKDRQERKLRESRRVESDRNQSLQYPGATGLDTPEQARKQNQH; encoded by the coding sequence ATGGGTAAAGATCGCCAAGAACGAAAACTGCGAGAATCACGCCGCGTTGAATCTGATCGTAATCAATCACTACAATATCCAGGTGCAACTGGACTTGATACACCAGAGCAAGCTCGAAAACAAAACCAGCACTAA
- a CDS encoding YIEGIA family protein yields MTEYTPAILCGVIAGTVTRVLMLRTDTRQYPTRLHGKIIHIAMGLIAAALGAIAIPSILKKDFSAITFLTLAATQFRDVRNMERNTLQQLDGYELVPRGNTYIEGIALVFESRNYLAMLTSFATTFAYIGFRSWIAGVMMAIIAFFIAKKLMSGKRLHDLVEIEHVPLRFEGAGLYIDNIYIMNIGLPARQEEIMKYGMGFILKPKSIDAMVTISNLGQRQAVLHDVSVALGIYRDSGTPALVPLAKRDLEDGRVGIFVLPQDQDAEKAISVIGNVPTLESAVHMSSEAPKGRGDKR; encoded by the coding sequence ATGACTGAATATACACCAGCCATTTTATGCGGCGTAATAGCGGGGACAGTTACAAGGGTGTTAATGCTTCGGACGGATACGCGGCAATATCCGACGAGGCTGCATGGGAAAATTATTCATATTGCAATGGGGTTAATTGCAGCAGCTTTAGGAGCGATTGCAATCCCGTCTATTTTGAAAAAAGATTTTTCTGCCATTACATTTCTTACATTAGCAGCAACGCAATTTCGTGATGTACGTAATATGGAAAGAAATACGCTTCAACAATTAGATGGATATGAGCTCGTACCGCGTGGAAATACATATATTGAAGGAATTGCATTAGTTTTTGAAAGTCGCAACTATTTGGCGATGTTAACGTCGTTTGCAACGACGTTTGCGTATATAGGGTTCCGTTCATGGATTGCTGGAGTAATGATGGCTATAATCGCATTTTTTATTGCGAAAAAATTAATGTCTGGAAAAAGGCTACATGATCTTGTTGAAATTGAGCACGTTCCGCTTCGTTTTGAAGGGGCAGGACTGTATATTGATAATATTTATATTATGAATATTGGATTGCCGGCGAGGCAAGAAGAGATTATGAAATATGGCATGGGGTTTATTTTAAAACCGAAATCAATTGATGCGATGGTGACAATCTCAAATTTAGGGCAACGACAAGCTGTTTTACACGATGTTTCGGTGGCGTTAGGGATTTATAGAGATTCTGGTACGCCAGCGCTTGTACCGTTAGCAAAGCGTGATTTAGAGGATGGCAGGGTTGGAATTTTTGTCTTACCGCAAGATCAAGATGCAGAGAAAGCGATAAGTGTCATAGGAAATGTACCAACGTTAGAAAGTGCTGTCCATATGTCATCGGAAGCCCCGAAAGGAAGGGGAGATAAGAGATGA
- a CDS encoding capping complex subunit for YIEGIA: MMLESVILAVITTAPEKFAGGAPLFVCESTEELEFVANNLEAILDGIAHRLQENVYIIVKH; the protein is encoded by the coding sequence ATGATGTTAGAAAGTGTTATCCTGGCAGTTATTACAACAGCGCCAGAAAAATTTGCAGGTGGTGCTCCTTTATTTGTTTGTGAGTCGACGGAGGAACTAGAATTTGTTGCAAATAATTTAGAAGCAATTTTAGATGGTATTGCGCATCGCTTACAAGAGAATGTATATATTATTGTGAAACATTAG
- the der gene encoding ribosome biogenesis GTPase Der: MPKPVIAIVGRPNVGKSTIFNRIVGERVSIVEDIPGITRDRIYSAGEWLNHEFNIIDTGGIDIGDEPFLTQIRQQAEVAIDEADVIIFMTNGRDGVTAADEEVAKILYRSKKPIVLAVNKVDNPEMRSDIYDFYSLGFGEPFPISGTHGLGLGDLLDEAANHFPKIEEEAYDDETIRFSLIGRPNVGKSSLVNALLGQERVIVSNIAGTTRDAVDTPYSKDDQDYVIIDTAGMRKKGKVYESTEKYSVLRALRAIERSDVVLVVLDGEEGIIEQDKKIAGYAHDSGRAVIIVVNKWDAVKKDEKTMKAFEENIRAHFQFLDYAPIVFLSAKTKKRTQTLLPVINEVNESHSIRVQTNVLNDVIMDAVAMNPTPTHNGSRLKIFYATQVAVKPPTFVVFVNDTELMHFSYERFLKNRLREAFGFVGTPIHIIARARD; the protein is encoded by the coding sequence ATGCCGAAACCAGTAATAGCAATAGTAGGCCGCCCGAACGTAGGAAAATCTACTATTTTCAATAGAATAGTTGGAGAAAGAGTTTCAATCGTAGAAGATATACCAGGTATAACTCGAGACCGTATTTATAGTGCGGGAGAATGGTTAAATCATGAGTTTAACATTATTGATACAGGTGGAATTGATATTGGAGACGAGCCGTTCTTGACACAAATTCGTCAACAGGCGGAAGTTGCGATTGATGAAGCAGATGTTATCATTTTTATGACGAATGGTCGCGATGGTGTAACTGCAGCGGATGAAGAAGTTGCTAAAATTTTGTATCGTTCTAAAAAACCAATTGTACTTGCGGTAAATAAGGTTGATAATCCAGAAATGCGTAGTGATATTTATGATTTTTATTCATTAGGATTTGGCGAGCCATTCCCGATTTCAGGTACACACGGTTTAGGACTTGGTGATTTGTTAGATGAAGCTGCAAATCATTTTCCAAAGATTGAAGAAGAAGCGTATGACGATGAAACAATCCGTTTCTCTTTAATTGGACGTCCAAACGTAGGGAAATCATCGCTTGTAAATGCACTTCTTGGTCAAGAACGTGTAATTGTAAGTAATATCGCAGGAACGACGCGTGATGCTGTCGATACACCATATAGTAAAGATGATCAAGATTATGTAATCATCGATACAGCTGGTATGCGTAAAAAAGGAAAAGTATATGAAAGTACAGAAAAGTATAGTGTACTTCGTGCACTTAGAGCGATTGAACGTTCTGACGTTGTTTTAGTTGTTTTAGACGGAGAAGAAGGAATTATTGAGCAAGATAAAAAAATCGCTGGATATGCTCATGATTCAGGACGAGCTGTTATTATCGTTGTAAACAAATGGGATGCAGTGAAAAAAGATGAAAAAACAATGAAGGCATTTGAAGAAAACATTCGTGCTCATTTCCAATTCTTGGATTATGCACCGATTGTATTCTTATCTGCAAAAACGAAAAAACGTACACAAACGTTATTACCGGTTATCAATGAGGTAAATGAAAGCCATAGTATCCGTGTACAAACAAACGTATTAAACGATGTAATTATGGATGCGGTAGCGATGAATCCAACACCGACTCATAATGGTAGCCGTCTGAAAATCTTCTATGCGACACAGGTTGCGGTAAAACCACCGACATTTGTTGTGTTTGTAAACGATACAGAATTAATGCACTTTTCATATGAGCGCTTCTTAAAGAATCGTTTACGTGAAGCGTTCGGTTTTGTAGGAACGCCGATTCACATTATTGCTCGAGCAAGAGACTAA
- a CDS encoding NAD(P)H-dependent glycerol-3-phosphate dehydrogenase — protein MTKITVVGAGSWGTALAMVLADNGHDVRIWGNRPELMDEMNTKHENSRYLPGITLPSIIVAYSSLEEALVDVDTVLLVVPTKAYRDVLQEMKEIVTEPITWIHASKGIEPGTSKRISEVIEEEIPENLIKDVVVLSGPSHAEEVGLRQATTVTSAAKRMEAAEEVQDLFMNSYFRVYTNPDIVGVELGGALKNIIALAAGITDGLGLGDNAKAALMTRGLTEIARLGRKMGGNPLTFAGLTGMGDLIVTCTSVHSRNWRAGNMLGKGHSLEEVLESMGMVVEGVRTTKAAHELAEKMEVEMPITAALYDVLFNGNNVKDAVGSLMGRVRKHEVEAIPDLL, from the coding sequence ATGACAAAAATCACAGTAGTAGGAGCAGGTAGCTGGGGAACAGCGTTAGCGATGGTATTAGCTGACAATGGACATGATGTACGTATTTGGGGAAATCGCCCAGAACTTATGGATGAAATGAATACGAAACATGAGAATAGTCGATATCTCCCAGGCATTACATTGCCAAGCATAATCGTAGCCTACTCTTCTTTAGAAGAAGCATTAGTAGATGTAGATACAGTACTGCTAGTAGTACCGACGAAAGCGTACAGAGATGTATTACAAGAGATGAAAGAAATTGTTACAGAACCGATTACTTGGATTCATGCGAGTAAAGGGATTGAACCTGGTACGTCAAAACGTATTTCGGAAGTGATCGAGGAAGAAATTCCAGAGAACTTAATTAAAGATGTTGTTGTACTGTCTGGACCGAGTCATGCTGAAGAAGTTGGTTTACGACAAGCGACAACAGTTACGTCTGCAGCAAAGCGTATGGAAGCGGCTGAGGAAGTACAAGATTTATTTATGAATAGTTATTTCCGTGTATACACAAATCCAGATATCGTTGGAGTTGAACTTGGTGGTGCGCTAAAAAATATTATCGCATTAGCTGCTGGTATAACTGATGGTCTTGGATTAGGTGATAATGCAAAGGCGGCATTGATGACACGTGGTTTAACAGAGATTGCTCGTTTAGGAAGAAAAATGGGCGGAAATCCGTTAACGTTTGCTGGTCTAACTGGTATGGGAGACTTAATTGTAACTTGTACAAGTGTTCATAGCCGAAATTGGCGCGCTGGAAATATGCTTGGAAAAGGACACTCTCTAGAAGAAGTGTTAGAAAGCATGGGTATGGTTGTAGAAGGTGTAAGAACAACGAAAGCTGCTCATGAATTGGCAGAGAAAATGGAAGTTGAAATGCCGATTACAGCTGCTTTATATGACGTGCTGTTCAATGGGAATAACGTAAAAGATGCGGTAGGTTCATTGATGGGACGTGTTCGAAAACATGAAGTAGAAGCTATACCTGATTTACTGTAA
- a CDS encoding stage VI sporulation protein F, which yields MDNNIFNNIEKEAKVNKEDIFKLASSVQNANLRDETVLRQLIHQVALMAGREVPKEQEDQIVKAIINNNMPADFGSLSKMFKK from the coding sequence ATGGATAATAACATTTTTAATAATATTGAGAAGGAAGCGAAAGTAAATAAAGAGGATATTTTTAAATTAGCATCATCCGTGCAAAATGCGAATTTACGTGATGAAACTGTACTTCGTCAATTGATTCATCAAGTGGCTCTTATGGCGGGACGTGAAGTGCCGAAAGAGCAAGAGGATCAAATTGTAAAAGCGATTATTAATAATAATATGCCAGCAGATTTTGGCTCGTTAAGCAAAATGTTTAAAAAATAA
- a CDS encoding DUF2768 domain-containing protein: MSEGLMKMWLALGAIGFMFFAVSFILLSRHKIKNKFLKGITALVAYTLMIVSGIVIFLVVFSGPVQQ; the protein is encoded by the coding sequence ATGTCAGAAGGGCTTATGAAAATGTGGTTGGCTTTAGGAGCAATTGGATTTATGTTTTTTGCAGTAAGTTTCATTTTATTAAGTAGACATAAAATAAAGAATAAATTTTTGAAAGGGATTACAGCATTAGTAGCGTACACCCTTATGATTGTGTCAGGAATTGTTATTTTTCTTGTTGTATTTAGTGGACCTGTACAGCAGTAA
- the spoIVA gene encoding stage IV sporulation protein A, translating to MEKVDIFKDIAERTGGDIYFGVVGAVRTGKSTFIKKFMELVVIPNIENESDRQRAQDELPQSAAGRTIMTTEPKFVPNQAVSIEVDEGLEVNIRLVDCVGYTVPGAKGYEDENGPRMINTPWYEEPIPFHEAAEIGTRKVIQEHSTIGVVITTDGTIGEIPRRDYIEAEERVVNELKEVGKPFIMIINTVQPYHPDTEQLRQSLSEEYDIPVIAMSVESLRETDVYNVLREALFEFPVLEVNVNLPSWVMVLNEGHWLRRSYQEAVQETVKDIKRLRDVDRVVWQFSQYEFIDRASLAGIDMGQGVAEIDLYAPDELYDQILKEVVGVEIRGKDHLLKLMLDLSHAKIEYDQVADALRMVKQTGYGVAAPALADMSLDEPEIIRHGSRFGVKLKAVAPSIHMIKVDVESTFEPIIGTEKQSEELVRYLMQDFEDDPLSIWNSDIFGRSLSSIVREGIQAKLSLMPENARYKLKETLERIINEGSGGLIAIIL from the coding sequence TTGGAAAAGGTAGATATTTTTAAAGATATTGCAGAACGAACAGGCGGTGATATTTATTTTGGAGTTGTAGGAGCTGTTCGAACAGGGAAATCAACATTCATTAAAAAATTTATGGAACTTGTGGTTATTCCAAATATTGAGAATGAGTCTGACCGTCAAAGAGCGCAGGATGAATTGCCTCAAAGTGCTGCTGGTCGTACAATTATGACGACGGAACCGAAGTTTGTTCCAAACCAAGCGGTTTCTATCGAAGTAGATGAAGGGCTTGAAGTGAACATTCGATTAGTAGATTGTGTTGGATATACGGTTCCAGGAGCGAAGGGCTATGAAGATGAGAATGGCCCGCGCATGATTAATACCCCTTGGTATGAAGAACCTATTCCATTCCATGAAGCTGCAGAAATCGGCACGCGTAAAGTAATTCAAGAACATTCAACAATTGGTGTTGTAATTACAACAGATGGAACAATTGGTGAAATTCCAAGAAGAGATTATATAGAGGCAGAAGAACGCGTTGTAAATGAGTTGAAAGAAGTAGGAAAACCTTTCATTATGATAATTAATACGGTACAGCCGTATCATCCAGATACAGAGCAATTACGCCAAAGTTTATCAGAAGAATATGATATCCCGGTTATTGCAATGAGTGTGGAGAGTTTAAGAGAAACAGATGTATATAATGTACTTCGTGAAGCGCTATTTGAATTCCCTGTATTAGAAGTGAATGTGAACCTTCCGAGCTGGGTAATGGTGCTAAATGAAGGGCACTGGTTGCGTCGAAGTTATCAAGAAGCAGTTCAAGAAACTGTGAAGGATATAAAACGTCTTCGTGATGTGGATCGCGTTGTTTGGCAGTTTAGTCAATATGAATTTATTGATCGAGCGAGCCTAGCTGGCATTGATATGGGGCAAGGTGTGGCGGAGATTGATTTATATGCGCCAGATGAATTATATGATCAGATTTTAAAAGAAGTAGTAGGAGTAGAAATTCGAGGGAAAGATCATTTATTGAAGCTTATGCTCGATTTATCTCATGCGAAAATAGAATACGATCAGGTGGCGGATGCACTGCGTATGGTTAAGCAAACAGGATATGGTGTAGCAGCGCCTGCACTAGCGGATATGAGCTTAGATGAGCCAGAAATTATTCGTCACGGTTCAAGGTTTGGTGTGAAGTTAAAAGCGGTAGCGCCATCTATTCATATGATTAAAGTAGATGTAGAGTCAACGTTTGAGCCGATCATTGGTACTGAAAAGCAAAGTGAAGAATTAGTTCGTTATTTAATGCAAGATTTTGAAGATGACCCGTTATCAATTTGGAATTCTGATATATTTGGACGTTCGCTTAGCTCGATTGTTCGAGAAGGAATTCAGGCGAAATTATCTTTAATGCCAGAAAATGCTAGATATAAATTAAAAGAAACGCTAGAAAGAATTATTAATGAAGGATCTGGCGGATTAATTGCGATTATACTATAA